One genomic segment of Candidatus Tanganyikabacteria bacterium includes these proteins:
- a CDS encoding hydrogenase, whose translation MHAWIETILTLLVLTNLVVLGSSRVWSTIPIVAAQGVLLGILTLVARAGDLTAEVLLLAGGTMIVKGLIFPALLYRATRDADVRSPLEPYVGYTLSVGVGILIVLCSLWLGSRLPLPQAQLSPLVVPVALATILSGFFLIVSRRKALTQVLGYLVLENGIYAFGVAVLVQVPFSVELGILLDLIVAVLVMGVALFDINRGFDHIDTAMLSTLKE comes from the coding sequence ATGCACGCCTGGATCGAGACCATCCTCACCTTGCTCGTGCTGACGAACCTGGTCGTGCTTGGTTCCAGCCGCGTGTGGTCCACCATCCCGATCGTGGCGGCACAGGGGGTGCTCCTGGGCATCCTGACGCTCGTCGCCCGCGCCGGCGACCTCACCGCCGAGGTCCTGCTGCTGGCCGGCGGCACGATGATCGTCAAGGGCCTCATCTTCCCCGCCCTGCTATACCGCGCCACCCGCGACGCCGACGTGCGCAGCCCCCTCGAACCGTACGTCGGCTACACGCTCTCGGTCGGCGTCGGCATCCTGATCGTGCTGTGCAGCCTCTGGCTCGGGTCGCGGCTGCCGTTGCCCCAGGCGCAACTCTCGCCCCTGGTCGTGCCCGTGGCGCTCGCCACCATCCTCTCGGGCTTCTTCCTCATCGTGAGCCGGCGCAAGGCCCTCACCCAGGTCCTGGGTTACCTGGTGCTCGAGAACGGCATCTACGCCTTCGGGGTGGCCGTCCTGGTCCAGGTGCCGTTCAGCGTGGAACTGGGCATCCTCCTCGACCTGATCGTGGCCGTGCTGGTCATGGGCGTGGCGCTGTTCGACATCAATCGCGGCTTCGACCACATCGACACCGCCATGCTCTCGACCCTCAAGGAATGA
- a CDS encoding NADH dehydrogenase FAD-containing subunit, whose protein sequence is MLNALILVPGLAGLLAFVIRADAPRRALLIAVGLANAGVAIACWAAPPGPELSGWLALDAVGRLICAITAAVFAMVAVYGAGYLAREGKGKRRDFEEDALFANAPEATFTGCLLLFLAAMNLMACSHHLGMLWIAMEATTLASAPLIYFHRHHRSLEASWKYLIICSVGIAIALLATFFLAIAASRPDGDTLPLIVGVLADHAGELNVPWLRAAFLLFLVGYGTKVGLAPLHTWLPDAHSEAPSVVSALLSGAVLNCAFLGILRVYQVCAAAGQGPFCQDLLRLFGLLSIGLAAVFILNQRDFKRMLAYSSIEHMGILALGVGLGGVAVFGALLHAAGHSLAKAMLFLASGNIVEVYRTKVTERVRGVLRAQPATGALWLAGFLAIAGFPPFSTFLSELLILQGAFETGRYAEGVAFLAGLAVVFAGMATAVLGMVQGLPAHPDSSTRTALLLEPIPAGRWFAVAPAAALGLGVLVLGLYLPAPVRAVLHEAAFALGGR, encoded by the coding sequence ATGCTCAACGCCCTGATCCTGGTCCCGGGCCTCGCCGGCCTGCTCGCGTTCGTCATCCGCGCCGACGCGCCGCGGCGCGCCCTGCTCATCGCGGTGGGCCTCGCCAACGCCGGCGTGGCGATCGCCTGCTGGGCGGCGCCTCCCGGCCCGGAGCTGAGCGGCTGGCTGGCCCTGGACGCCGTGGGGAGGCTGATCTGCGCGATCACCGCCGCGGTCTTCGCGATGGTGGCGGTGTACGGGGCCGGCTACCTGGCCAGGGAAGGCAAGGGCAAGCGGCGCGACTTCGAGGAGGATGCCCTGTTCGCGAACGCGCCCGAGGCCACGTTCACGGGGTGCCTGCTGCTCTTCCTCGCGGCGATGAACCTCATGGCCTGCAGCCACCATCTCGGCATGTTGTGGATCGCCATGGAGGCCACGACCCTGGCCAGCGCGCCGCTGATCTACTTCCACCGCCACCACCGCTCCCTGGAAGCCTCCTGGAAGTACCTGATCATCTGCTCGGTGGGCATCGCCATCGCCCTGCTCGCGACCTTCTTCCTGGCGATTGCCGCCAGCCGTCCCGACGGCGACACGTTGCCGCTGATAGTCGGCGTCCTGGCCGATCATGCCGGCGAACTCAACGTCCCGTGGCTCCGCGCCGCGTTCCTCTTGTTCCTGGTGGGCTACGGCACCAAGGTCGGCCTGGCGCCCCTCCACACCTGGCTCCCGGACGCCCACAGCGAGGCGCCGTCGGTAGTCTCGGCCCTGCTGTCCGGGGCGGTCCTCAACTGCGCGTTCCTGGGCATCCTGCGCGTGTACCAGGTCTGCGCGGCGGCGGGCCAGGGCCCGTTCTGCCAGGATCTGCTGCGGCTCTTCGGCCTTCTGTCGATCGGCCTGGCAGCGGTGTTCATTCTCAATCAGCGCGATTTCAAGCGGATGCTGGCCTACTCGAGCATCGAGCACATGGGCATCCTGGCGCTGGGCGTCGGACTGGGCGGCGTGGCGGTCTTCGGCGCCCTCCTCCACGCGGCGGGCCATTCCCTGGCCAAGGCCATGCTCTTCCTGGCGTCGGGCAACATCGTCGAGGTCTACCGCACGAAGGTGACCGAACGCGTGCGCGGCGTCCTGCGGGCGCAACCCGCCACCGGCGCGCTGTGGCTGGCCGGCTTCCTGGCGATCGCCGGCTTCCCGCCCTTCTCGACCTTCCTGTCCGAACTGCTCATCCTTCAGGGCGCGTTCGAGACCGGCCGGTACGCCGAGGGCGTCGCCTTCCTCGCGGGCCTCGCCGTCGTCTTCGCCGGGATGGCGACCGCGGTGCTGGGCATGGTCCAGGGCCTGCCGGCGCACCCCGATTCGTCGACACGCACGGCGTTGCTGCTCGAACCGATCCCGGCCGGGCGCTGGTTCGCGGTGGCGCCGGCGGCCGCCCTGGGGCTGGGGGTACTGGTGCTGGGGCTCTACCTTCCCGCCCCCGTGCGCGCCGTCCTGCACGAGGCGGCGTTCGCGCTGGGAGGGCGCTAG